In Leishmania braziliensis MHOM/BR/75/M2904 complete genome, chromosome 31, one genomic interval encodes:
- a CDS encoding acetoin dehydrogenase e3 component-like protein produces MPFALQCNSAPRLLRISFSLSLRRQANQHLHRNSSLFFLLLHSLVSTRAHPPITASSASGISAYTRRTAPRIFLLKTRGRYIFRLDPHRFHLSPLCRRGAREREAYQAIHGAHRSRSSQSAHYGYPHRGGRRFRWTDSSLCGASNTSSSCLPPASRSLSSRVAILTSSPSPYLLSPTLYYSSLSLSFAMLRRTPYILAPACNWTAAPRDKAHFDVCVIGGGPAGIAAALRAADYKKRVCIVEKSRLGGSDLWDGALQSKTMWEYSTVMDKMRGETAIRLYGESLDRCLEIDEVKMRRSMETVSHIREDQILAALKASANVELMYGRATFNSNHEIQCHNKLTMDYRTITADYFIVATGSKPRKHPFVAADGRLVMTSDHIMRAPLPKSLVIVGAGVIGCEFAGIIGRLGKTKVSIIDKAPHILPWEDPDIVHMIERGMDRVGVVVHHNSDLYDMQPWEETEAEAEARHPADPAPQSGVQYTVMDRSTRMLTTFQVERALIAIGRVPDFSRLGIENTTVMTRGSQLHVNGFGQCVGTSHIFAVGDVATRMQVVSMGEAQARLAVDYIYGTEPKVVPNLTESMSSVAFLTRAVASVGYNESQCRKKGIAYIAARYSYEVMSRAVAAANTEGFVKIIVADDPERRILGVRAVGMNASTLVEIGALAIQNNQTVFDLAGRLTAYPAVSQAFQECLRSILNLPEHLHTKSACGVKLTKWAPADMDRGMAYRGKTAALRLTSPG; encoded by the coding sequence ATGCCCTTTGCTCTTCAGTGCAACTCTGCCCCACGTCTCCTCcgcatctctttctctctctctctccggcGACAGGCAAACCAGCACCTACACAGAAActcttcgcttttttttctgctcctGCACAGCCTGGTGAGTACACGTGCTCACCCGCCCATCACCGCTTCCTCCGCGTCAGGGATTTCCGCCTACACACGGCGCACGGCACCACGTATTTTTCTCCTTAAGACGAGGGGCCGATACATTTTTAGACTCGATCCACACCgcttccacctctctcctctgtgcaggaggggagcgagagagagagaagcctATCAAGCCATTCATGGTGCTCATCGAAGCCGCTCCTCTCAGTCGGCCCATTACGGCTACCCTCACCGCGGTGGACGCCGTTTCCGTTGGACTGACTCATCTCTCTGTGGAGCATCAAACACCTCCTCATCTTGCTTGCCTCCTGCCTCGCGTTCACTTTCTTCGCGCGTGGCCATTTtgacctcctctccctccccttacCTCCTGTCCCCTACACTGTACtattcctctctctcgctctcattCGCAATGCTGCGTCGCACACCCTACATTCTCGCCCCCGCTTGTAACTGGACAGCTGCACCGCGGGACAAGGCGCACTTCGATGTGTGTGTCATCGGAGGTGGCCCTGCCGGCATtgcggcggcactgcgggCGGCCGATTACAAGAAGCGCGTCTGCATCGTGGAGAAGTCGCGACTGGGCGGCAGTGACTTGTGGGACGGCGCATTGCAGTCGAAGACAATGTGGGAATACTCAACTGTCATGGACAAAATGCGTGGAGAGACAGCCATTCGCCTCTACGGCGAGAGCCTTGATCGCTGCCTTGAGATCGACGAAGTCAAGATGCGGCGATCAATGGAGACAGTGAGCCACATCCGCGAGGATCAGATCCTGGCAGCACTCAAGGCCTCAGCGAACGTGGAACTCATGTATGGCAGGGCGACCTTTAACAGCAACCACGAGATCCAGTGCCATAACAAGCTGACGATGGATTACCGCACCATCACGGCGGACTACTTTATCGTCGCCACCGGGTCGAAGCCGCGGAAGCACCCTTTCGTGGCTGCTGACGGGAGGCTGGTCATGACCTCCGACCACATCATGCGAGCCCCGCTACCGAAGAGCTTGGTGATCGTGGGTGCTGGCGTCATTGGCTGTGAGTTTGCCGGCATCATTGGTCGACTAGGCAAAACAAAGGTCTCCATCATTGACAAGGCGCCGCACATCCTGCCCTGGGAGGACCCCGACATTGTTCACATGATCGAGAGAGGCATGGACCGCGTCGGCGTTGTCGTTCACCACAACTCCGACCTATACGATATGCAGCCCTGGGAGGAgaccgaggcggaggcggaggcgcgaCACCCGGCGGACCCCGCGCCGCAGTCTGGCGTGCAGTACACCGTGATGGATCGCAGCACGCGGATGCTGACCACGTTTCAGGTGGAGCGTGCGCTTATCGCCATCGGTCGCGTTCCGGACTTCTCCCGCCTCGGTATCGAGAACACCACCGTCATGACCCGCGGCAGTCAGCTGCACGTGAATGGGTTTGGCCAGTGCGTTGGGACGTCACACATTTTCGCCGTTGGCGACGTCGCTACGCGCATGCAGGTCGTCAGCATGGGCGAGGCCCAGGCAAGGCTAGCCGTGGACTACATCTACGGCACGGAGCCGAAGGTGGTGCCGAATTTGACGGAGAGCATGTCCAGCGTTGCCTTCCTGACCCGTGCCGTCGCCTCTGTCGGGTACAACGAGTCGCAGTGCCGGAAGAAGGGCATTGCCTACATCGCTGCCCGGTACAGCTACGAGGTGATGAGCCGCGCCGTAGCTGCCGCAAACACGGAGGGCTTCGTGAAGATCATCGTTGCGGACGACCCGGAGCGGCGCATCCTGGGCGTGCGGGCAGTGGGCATGAACGCAAGCACGCTCGTGGAGATTGGCGCACTGGCTATTCAAAACAACCAGACAGTCTTCGACCTTGCGGGGCGCCTGACCGCGTACCCGGCCGTTTCACAGGCCTTTCAGGAGTGCCTGCGCTCCATTCTAAACCTTCCAGAACACCTGCATACGAAGTCAGCGTGCGGTGTCAAGCTGACGAAGTGGGCACCAGCCGACATGGATCGGGGAATGGCGTACAGGGGAAAAACGGCGGCGTTGAGGTTGACCAGTCCCGGGTGA
- a CDS encoding 2-oxoglutarate dehydrogenase, e3 component,lipoamidedehydrogenase-like protein: protein MLRRSSAWRNVPFPVLRNAEAFPRVDLCIIGSGPGGIAAAMRAIEYGKSVCIVESRRVGGADLWGGTVPSKMMWAIADFAASLTGPACMQDLLNSDQVRRMVDSIPSERITQLLQKTCAEKENEYRTLLKASGVQLIEGKAAFASPNEIDIHTEGTGEYRSLQADNIVIATGSRPRSHAFAKCDHTRILNSTDVFQRPIPASMVVIGAGPMGCEVASMFAKLGRTKIYLVDKAARILPKDDDDVALYVQRHLIRRGVVIHHDCRLFDLEAGEENCRYSVRNIRSGDIDTFHAERAMLAVGRRPNLEALGLENTKMRVENGQLDCDEYSRCKPYKHIYCIGDATGKQKTVNTAQAAGQAVVDTMFGCSPMLAVNTNVLRNIATDMFLENEVASIGLSEQQCRARGISYSVARVEYRHLTRSIVMGEKDGFVKMIVTNDSEKRVLGVRAVGPHAGSVVEVASLPILNNESVYTMLKHSPAYPSLVSGVTECAAMLVRRGARCSNVVDGISIKGWAPVCKT from the coding sequence ATGTTGCGCCGCTCTTCTGCGTGGCGTAATGTGCCGTTTCCGGTGCTCCGCAATGCCGAGGCCTTTCCACGGGTGGACCTCTGCATCATTGGAAGCGGCCCGGGAGGCATTGCGGCCGCCATGCGCGCTATCGAATACGGCAAATCGGTCTGCATCGTCGAATCCCGCCGCGTCGGTGGCGCGGATTTGTGGGGCGGAACGGTGCCCTCTAAAATGATGTGGGCAATTGCGGACTTCGCGGCCTCCCTGACAGGTCCAGCGTGTATGCAGGACTTGCTGAATTCGGATCAGGTGCGTCGCATGGTCGACAGCATCCCTAGCGAGCGCATcacacagctgctgcagaagaCGTGCGCCGAGAAGGAGAACGAGTACCGCACATTGTTGAAGGCCTCTGGGGTGCAGCTGATTGAAGGTAAGGCAGCATTTGCCAGCCCGAACGAAATCGACATCCACACAGAGGGCACCGGCGAGTATCGTTCTCTTCAAGCGGACAACATTGTCATCGCGACCGGTTCAAGGCCGCGCAGCCACGCCTTTGCCAAGTGTGATCACACCCGCATCCTGAACTCCACCGACGTCTTTCAGCGGCCGATACCGGCGAGTATGGTGGTAATCGGTGCCGGACCGATGGGGTGCGAGGTGGCGTCGATGTTCGCCAAGCTGGGCCGCACCAAGATCTACCTGGTGGACAAGGCAGCGCGTATCCTGCccaaagacgacgacgacgtcgcATTATATGTGCAGCGTCACCTCATCCGTCGTGGCGTCGTCATCCACCATGACTGCCGACTGTTTGACCTggaggcgggggaggagaacTGCCGGTACTCGGTGCGCAACATCCGCAGTGGCGACATTGACACCTTTCACGCCGAGCGTGCCATGCTTGCAGTGGGACGCCGGCCCAACCTCGAGGCGCTGGGCCTAGAGAACACAAAGATGCGGGTGGAGAATGGGCAGCTGGACTGCGACGAGTACAGCCGCTGCAAGCCGTACAAACATATTTACTGCATTGGAGACGCTACAGGGAAGCAGAAGACGGTGAACACTGCCCAAGCGGCGGGGCAGGCGGTGGTAGACACCATGTTTGGCTGCTCCCCCATGCTGGCTGTGAACACGAACGTCCTCAGGAACATTGCGACCGACATGTTCCTGGAGAACGAAGTGGCAAGCATCGGCCTAagcgagcagcagtgccgtgcGAGGGGCATTAGCTACAGTGTGGCGAGGGTCGAGTACAGGCACCTCACCCGCTCCATCGTGATGGGGGAGAAGGACGGGTTTGTGAAGATGATTGTGACGAACGATAGCGAAAAGCGAGTGCTGGGTGTTCGTGCGGTGGGGCCGCACGCCGGCTCCGTCGTGGAGGTGGCCTCTTTGCCGATTCTCAACAACGAGTCCGTGTACACGATGCTCAAGCACAGCCCTGCTTACCCTTCGCTGGTGTCAGGGGTGACAGAGTGCGCTGCGATGCTGGTCCGTCGAGGTGCCCGGTGCTCAAACGTGGTGGACGGTATCTCCATCAAGGGCTGGGCCCCTGTCTGCAAGACGTAG
- a CDS encoding putative serine/threonine protein phosphatase pp1(5.9) has translation MGGFSKVEGIISKLLLNPAHNTAAPKQDTNNSPSSYVRQSRLQAFQAETAAAAPKTGSASYSLQTRGSSGGKAHDIRELGGGEMTEEEVVYLVMESRKLFMSQPMLIEIRAPVNVCGDVHGQYHDLLRLFQLGGYPPDSNYIFLGDYVDRGEQSLETVCLLLAYKLHFPNNFFLLRGNHESSSINRIYGFFDECKRRYSVKLWKLFTDTFNCMPVAGLIDGRILCMHGGLSPELHSLDQIRRILRPSDVPDSGLICDLLWSDPADDPITGFGENDRGVSWTFGENVVENITQALDLDLICRAHQVVEEGYMFFAKRKLLTVFSAPNYCGEFNNYGALLCVDENLMCSVKQLVPLFEVDLEEES, from the coding sequence ATGGGTGGTTTTTCAAAGGTGGAGGGCATTATCagcaagctgctgctgaaccCGGCGCACAACACGGCCGCACCGAAACAAGATACGAATAACTCTCCCTCGTCTTATGTAAGACAGTCGCGGCTGCAGGCCTTCCAGGCAGAgacggcggctgcggcacccAAGACGGGCTCAGCCAGCTACAGCCTTCAGAcgcgaggcagcagcggtggcaaggCCCATGACATACGGGAgctcgggggaggggagatgacggaagaggaggtggtgtaCCTAGTGATGGAGTCGCGGAAGCTGTTCATGTCCCAGCCGATGCTGATTGAGATACGGGCCCCGGTCAACGTGTGCGGCGACGTGCACGGTCAGTATCACgacctgctgcgcctcttccagCTTGGAGGGTACCCACCAGATAGTAACTACATCTTCCTCGGCGACTACGTTGACCGTGGCGAGCAGTCGCTAGAGACTGTTTGCCTGCTTCTCGCCTACAAGCTGCACTTCCCCAACaactttttccttctccgtgGCAAccacgagagcagcagcattaACCGCATCTACGGCTTCTTCGACGAATGCAAGCGCCGCTACAGTGTCAAGCTCTGGAAGCTCTTTACGGACACCTTCAACTGCATGCCTGTCGCTGGTCTCATCGACGGGCGCATTCTGTGCATGCACGGCGGCCTTAGCCCGGAGCTGCACAGCCTAGATCAAATTCGTCGCATCCTTCGGCCCTCTGACGTACCGGATAGCGGTCTCATCTGCGATCTGCTCTGGTCGGACCCCGCCGATGACCCGATCACCGGCTTTGGTGAAAACGACCGTGGCGTGTCGTGGACCTTTGGCGAGAACGTGGTGGAGAACATCACTCAGGCGCTGGATCTCGACCTGATCTGCCGCGCGCACCAGGTCGTCGAGGAGGGCTATATGTTCTTCGCGAAACGGAAGCTGCTGACCGTCTTTTCGGCCCCCAACTACTGCGGGGAGTTCAACAACTATGGCGCCCTCCTGTGTGTCGATGAAAATCTCATGTGCAGCGTGAAGCAGCTCGTGCCGCTCTTCGAAGTAGACCTGGAGGAAGAAAGTTGA